One part of the Nocardioides zeae genome encodes these proteins:
- a CDS encoding phosphotransferase family protein produces MVRPADLDGLCARFVDVLGRLHDVDVVAHDLERFGRGGSSVARQVAGWTRRLEAARTPDVPDFSATTAWLEAEQPADVGSCLVHNDFRFDNLVLAGGPGTDAPWEVVGVLDWELATVGDPLAELGSALAYWVQADDEPVFRSARRQPTHLEGMWTRQQVVETYAAARGLAVDAEAWRFYEVFGLFRLAVIAQQIWARYVAGATTNPAFAGLGGMVQLLARRCRTVIDDGPIGWAA; encoded by the coding sequence GTGGTCCGCCCCGCCGACCTCGACGGCCTCTGCGCCCGGTTCGTCGACGTGCTCGGCCGGCTCCACGACGTCGACGTCGTGGCCCACGACCTCGAGCGCTTCGGCCGCGGCGGCAGCTCGGTCGCCCGCCAGGTCGCCGGCTGGACCCGCCGGCTCGAGGCGGCCCGCACCCCCGACGTACCCGACTTCTCCGCCACGACGGCCTGGCTCGAGGCCGAGCAGCCCGCCGACGTGGGTTCCTGCCTCGTGCACAACGACTTCCGGTTCGACAACCTCGTGCTCGCCGGCGGCCCCGGCACGGACGCGCCGTGGGAGGTCGTCGGGGTGCTCGACTGGGAGCTCGCCACCGTCGGCGACCCGCTCGCCGAGCTGGGCAGCGCCCTGGCCTACTGGGTGCAGGCCGACGACGAGCCCGTCTTCCGCTCCGCCCGCCGCCAGCCCACCCACCTCGAGGGGATGTGGACCAGGCAGCAGGTCGTCGAGACGTACGCCGCGGCCCGCGGCCTCGCCGTCGACGCGGAGGCCTGGCGGTTCTACGAGGTGTTCGGCCTGTTCCGGCTGGCGGTGATCGCGCAGCAGATCTGGGCGCGGTACGTCGCGGGTGCCACCACCAACCCCGCGTTCGCAGGCCTCGGCGGGATGGTCCAGCTGCTGGCCCGGCGCTGCCGCACGGTCATCGACGACGGCCCGATCGGCTGGGCGGCCTGA
- a CDS encoding SDR family oxidoreductase, with product MTKTILITGASSGLGAEMARQFAALGHDLALCARRLDRLEELRAEITAAHPGRRVEVRELDVTDDDAVAAVFADLAATLGHLDRVIVNAGLGKGAPLGTGKHHANRQTAVTNFLGALAQTDAALEVFRAQHAGHLVMISSMAAMRGMPGATATYAATKAGVAHLAEGVRADVHGTPIKVTVLYPGFIASEMNDGTGGNPPMLVSTEKGVRAMVAAIEKEKDSACVPPLPWAPLSVVMKHAPMPLFRKLV from the coding sequence ATGACGAAGACGATCCTCATCACCGGCGCCAGCTCGGGTCTCGGCGCGGAGATGGCGCGCCAGTTCGCCGCGCTCGGGCACGACCTCGCGCTCTGCGCCCGTCGCCTCGACCGGCTCGAGGAGCTGCGGGCGGAGATCACGGCCGCCCACCCCGGCCGCCGGGTCGAGGTCCGCGAGCTCGACGTCACCGACGACGATGCCGTCGCGGCCGTGTTCGCCGACCTGGCCGCCACCCTCGGCCACCTCGACCGCGTGATCGTCAACGCGGGCCTCGGCAAGGGCGCACCGCTCGGCACGGGCAAGCACCACGCCAACCGCCAGACCGCGGTCACCAACTTCCTGGGGGCGCTCGCCCAGACCGACGCGGCGCTCGAGGTCTTCCGCGCGCAGCACGCCGGCCACCTCGTGATGATCTCGTCGATGGCGGCGATGCGCGGGATGCCGGGCGCGACGGCGACCTACGCCGCCACCAAGGCCGGGGTCGCCCACCTCGCCGAGGGCGTCCGCGCCGACGTGCACGGCACGCCGATCAAGGTGACGGTGCTCTACCCGGGCTTCATCGCCTCCGAGATGAACGACGGCACCGGCGGCAACCCGCCGATGCTGGTCTCGACCGAGAAGGGCGTCCGCGCGATGGTCGCCGCGATCGAGAAGGAGAAGGACTCCGCCTGCGTGCCCCCGCTGCCGTGGGCGCCGCTGAGCGTCGTCATGAAGCACGCGCCGATGCCGCTGTTCCGCAAGCTGGTCTGA
- a CDS encoding Cmx/CmrA family chloramphenicol efflux MFS transporter codes for MTSDRPGSPPRLPLAVLVLGATIFCLGTSEFMLAGLLPDLARDLDVSIPAAGGLISGFAVGMVVGAPAMALLTLRLPRRTTLLVSAVVFAVAHLAAVVVDDYATLLATRVVAAVACATFWAVAAVTAVAISPPGATARAMAVVVGGLTVANVVGVPLGSLVGSQGGWRAAFLAVGLLTLLATVATALLVPETREVGDASYGAVLRRELRTFRRAPLWVALGTTALFQAAVFCTFSYLAPVVTDVGGLTEGWVPVVLLAFGLGSVAGVALGGRYADRNLLLNVQASLVALAVALVVLAATADLPGAIVASSALFGIAAFSIASAINARVLGLAGDAPTLASAVNVSAFNVGNALGPALGGLVLAAGAGYRAPVAVSLALTAGALGLALLSRRIERSPDPSVTLAP; via the coding sequence ATGACCTCGGACCGTCCGGGCTCCCCGCCCCGCCTGCCCCTCGCCGTGCTCGTGCTGGGCGCGACCATCTTCTGCCTGGGCACGTCGGAGTTCATGCTCGCCGGGCTGCTGCCCGACCTGGCGCGCGACCTCGACGTCAGCATCCCGGCCGCGGGCGGGCTCATCAGCGGCTTCGCCGTGGGGATGGTGGTCGGCGCCCCCGCCATGGCGCTCCTGACGCTCCGGTTGCCGCGGCGCACCACCCTCCTCGTCTCCGCCGTGGTCTTCGCCGTGGCGCACCTGGCGGCGGTCGTCGTGGACGACTACGCGACGCTGCTCGCCACCCGGGTCGTGGCCGCGGTCGCCTGTGCGACCTTCTGGGCGGTGGCCGCCGTGACCGCGGTGGCGATCTCGCCCCCGGGCGCCACGGCGCGCGCGATGGCCGTCGTCGTCGGGGGGCTCACCGTCGCGAACGTCGTCGGCGTACCGCTCGGGTCGCTCGTGGGGAGCCAGGGCGGCTGGCGTGCCGCGTTCCTCGCCGTCGGCCTGCTCACCCTGCTCGCGACCGTGGCCACGGCCCTGCTGGTCCCGGAGACGCGGGAGGTCGGGGACGCGTCCTACGGCGCCGTCCTGCGCCGCGAGCTCCGGACCTTCCGCCGCGCACCGCTCTGGGTCGCGCTCGGCACGACCGCACTGTTCCAGGCGGCGGTGTTCTGCACGTTCTCCTACCTGGCGCCCGTCGTCACCGACGTCGGCGGCCTCACGGAGGGCTGGGTCCCCGTGGTGCTCCTGGCCTTCGGGCTCGGCTCGGTGGCGGGGGTCGCGCTCGGCGGCCGCTACGCCGACCGCAACCTGCTGCTCAACGTGCAGGCCTCCCTCGTGGCGCTCGCGGTGGCCCTCGTCGTGCTCGCGGCCACCGCCGACCTGCCGGGGGCGATCGTGGCCTCCTCCGCCCTGTTCGGCATCGCGGCGTTCTCGATCGCCTCCGCCATCAACGCGCGCGTGCTCGGCCTCGCCGGCGACGCCCCGACGCTGGCCTCGGCCGTGAACGTCTCCGCGTTCAACGTCGGCAACGCGCTCGGCCCCGCCCTGGGCGGGCTGGTGCTGGCCGCGGGGGCCGGGTACCGCGCCCCCGTCGCCGTCTCCCTCGCCCTCACGGCCGGGGCGCTCGGCCTGGCCCTGCTGTCGCGACGGATCGAGCGGTCCCCCGACCCGTCGGTCACACTGGCGCCATGA
- a CDS encoding AtuA-related protein has translation MLLRVTALDPAPEPVGRAFTSVAVELALASYPGFAITAPPAKPVPYGVYHPAYVDRAAVEHTVVVLDADGSEKERVLVPHPARTVEPDDGELARRPSPYPAPVDTLTRRVPLGSFVHARSGDKGGDANIGLWVATSGHRHDPERYAARVTWLTKLISPSRIRELVPEAADLEVEVYPLPNLGGVNVVVKGLLGEGVAASTRFDPQAKGLGEWVRSRMVSVEDALL, from the coding sequence GTGCTGCTCCGCGTGACCGCGCTCGACCCGGCCCCCGAGCCCGTCGGTCGTGCCTTCACCTCGGTGGCCGTCGAGCTGGCGCTCGCGTCGTACCCGGGCTTCGCGATCACCGCGCCGCCCGCCAAGCCGGTGCCCTACGGCGTCTACCACCCGGCGTACGTCGACCGCGCGGCCGTCGAGCACACCGTCGTGGTGCTCGACGCCGACGGGTCGGAGAAGGAGCGCGTGCTGGTGCCGCACCCGGCGCGGACCGTCGAGCCGGACGACGGGGAGCTCGCGCGGCGACCCTCGCCGTACCCCGCGCCCGTCGACACGCTGACCCGCCGCGTGCCGCTCGGCTCCTTCGTCCACGCCCGGTCGGGCGACAAGGGCGGCGACGCCAACATCGGGCTGTGGGTCGCGACGAGCGGCCACCGGCACGACCCGGAGCGGTACGCCGCGCGCGTCACCTGGCTCACCAAGCTCATCTCCCCGAGCCGCATCCGCGAGCTCGTGCCGGAGGCAGCCGATCTCGAGGTGGAGGTGTATCCGTTGCCGAACCTCGGTGGCGTCAACGTCGTCGTGAAGGGCCTGCTCGGCGAGGGGGTGGCCGCGTCGACGCGGTTCGACCCCCAGGCGAAGGGCCTGGGCGAGTGGGTCCGCAGCCGCATGGTCAGCGTCGAGGACGCGCTCCTGTGA
- a CDS encoding acyl-CoA dehydrogenase family protein, which yields MSARTDVTTSLTGDVVFTATPERRALREAAAAFTRREIAPHLQEWEDAGALPRELHAATAKAGLLAVGFDEAVGGDGGDLLDSVTVTEGIFEAGGSGGLIASLFTHGIALPHIATAGDPDLVDRFVRPTLAGETIGSLGITEPEGGSDVASIRTRAVRDGDHFVVNGAKTFITSGTRADFVTTAVRTGGEFTPGQGHGGVSLLVIEAGTPGFSVDRGLEKMGWHCSDTAQLSFVDCRVPVANLVGAEGTGFIQIAQQFVVERIGLAVQGYAAAARSLALAAAYAQERETFGKPLASRQVVRHKLVEMRRQVEVARTYTHAVAARHVAGEQVIAEACLAKETAVKTAEAVCHEAVQLFGGTGYMRGSEVERHYRDVRLLGIGGGANEVLADLSARLLGYAA from the coding sequence GTGAGCGCGCGGACCGACGTGACGACGTCCCTCACGGGCGACGTCGTCTTCACGGCGACCCCCGAGCGGCGGGCCCTGCGGGAGGCGGCCGCCGCGTTCACTCGCCGCGAGATCGCCCCGCACCTGCAGGAGTGGGAGGACGCCGGGGCGCTGCCCCGCGAGCTCCACGCGGCCACCGCGAAGGCGGGCCTGCTGGCCGTCGGGTTCGACGAGGCCGTCGGCGGCGACGGTGGCGACCTCCTCGACTCCGTGACGGTCACCGAGGGCATCTTCGAGGCCGGCGGCTCCGGCGGGCTGATCGCCAGCCTCTTCACCCACGGCATCGCGCTGCCCCACATCGCCACCGCCGGCGACCCCGACCTCGTCGACCGCTTCGTGCGGCCCACGCTGGCCGGCGAGACGATCGGCTCCCTCGGCATCACCGAGCCCGAGGGCGGCTCCGACGTCGCCTCCATCCGCACGCGGGCGGTGCGCGACGGCGACCACTTCGTCGTCAACGGCGCGAAGACGTTCATCACCTCGGGCACCCGCGCCGACTTCGTGACCACCGCGGTGCGCACCGGCGGCGAGTTCACGCCCGGCCAGGGCCACGGCGGCGTGTCGCTGCTCGTCATCGAGGCCGGCACGCCCGGCTTCTCCGTCGACCGCGGGCTCGAGAAGATGGGGTGGCACTGCTCCGACACGGCCCAGCTCTCGTTCGTCGACTGCCGCGTCCCGGTCGCCAACCTCGTCGGCGCCGAGGGCACCGGCTTCATCCAGATCGCGCAGCAGTTCGTGGTGGAGCGGATCGGCCTGGCCGTGCAGGGGTACGCCGCGGCCGCCCGCTCGTTGGCGCTCGCCGCGGCGTACGCGCAGGAGCGGGAGACGTTCGGCAAGCCCCTGGCGTCGCGGCAGGTGGTGCGGCACAAGCTCGTCGAGATGCGCCGGCAGGTCGAGGTCGCCCGCACCTACACCCACGCGGTGGCCGCGCGCCACGTCGCGGGGGAGCAGGTCATCGCGGAGGCGTGCCTCGCGAAGGAGACGGCGGTCAAGACCGCCGAGGCGGTCTGCCACGAGGCCGTGCAGCTGTTCGGCGGCACCGGCTACATGCGGGGCTCGGAGGTCGAGCGGCACTACCGCGACGTCCGGCTCCTCGGCATCGGCGGCGGCGCCAACGAGGTGCTGGCGGACCTCTCCGCCCGCCTGCTGGGGTACGCCGCGTGA
- a CDS encoding TetR/AcrR family transcriptional regulator, whose translation MSAPHIAEPAAGRVPQGERTRAMRARLLEACVDVLVERGWAGTSTTVVSQRAGVSRGAQLHHFPSKTDLVVAAVEHLAAVRREELTRAVAALPAEARSTRAVLGLLAELFTGPVFAAALELWVAARSDAALLEVVAPFERHLGRETHRFTVELLGADEERPGVRELVQATLDLVRGLGLAQTLGDDSARRARILDQWALTLDAALDTAAPDTAAPATPALQEIP comes from the coding sequence GTGTCCGCCCCCCACATCGCCGAGCCCGCCGCCGGCCGCGTCCCCCAGGGCGAGCGCACGCGGGCGATGCGCGCCCGGCTGCTCGAGGCCTGCGTGGACGTGCTGGTGGAGCGGGGCTGGGCCGGTACGTCGACGACCGTCGTCTCCCAGCGCGCCGGCGTCAGCCGCGGTGCGCAGCTCCACCACTTCCCGTCGAAGACCGACCTGGTGGTGGCGGCGGTGGAGCACCTGGCGGCGGTACGACGCGAGGAGCTCACCCGCGCCGTCGCAGCCCTCCCGGCCGAGGCGCGGAGCACGCGCGCAGTGCTGGGGCTCCTCGCCGAGCTGTTCACCGGCCCCGTCTTCGCCGCCGCCCTCGAGCTCTGGGTCGCCGCCCGGAGCGACGCGGCCCTGCTCGAGGTGGTGGCCCCGTTCGAGCGGCACCTCGGGCGGGAGACGCACCGCTTCACGGTCGAGCTGCTCGGGGCCGACGAGGAGCGGCCGGGGGTGCGCGAGCTGGTGCAGGCGACGCTCGACCTGGTGCGCGGCCTCGGTCTCGCGCAGACGCTCGGCGACGACTCGGCCCGCCGCGCCCGGATCCTCGACCAGTGGGCACTGACCCTCGACGCCGCGCTCGACACCGCCGCGCCCGACACCGCCGCACCCGCCACGCCAGCCCTCCAGGAGATCCCGTGA
- a CDS encoding penicillin-binding transpeptidase domain-containing protein — protein sequence MTGGARGRTARVLAGTVATVVAGSLLAACSDDGDREEAERAVASLREGLVAGDLADVPLTGATPEEATAELEAVVAGLGDVEPQVTTGDVTVDGDAGTATLDWAWPLGDQTWTHTTTVALRSAGDDWQVAWSPTVVESSLAEGETLRADAVTAVRGDVLAGDGTPIVTLRDVVRFGIDKSRIDAATAQASARTLAEALGIDADAFVQRVAAAGDRAYVEAIVLRADEADLNLLGGTPGVASIPDQVPLAPTRGFAAPILGSVGEATAEIVEESDGAIRAGDVVGLGGLQRRYDADLRGTDGLRVVVVPAEGSDAEPRELHAADAVAGTPLATSLDIDLQGLAEGLLADVGPASALVAVRPSDGALLAAANGPGAGGQNAATFGQYAPGSTFKVVTSLALLRARIGPDDTVACPAQITVDGRVFENYDDYPAAGIGQITLRQAVASSCNTAFIGSADALPDGALAEAAAALGLGVDQDLGFPAYFGQVPAPEGATEAAAATIGQGRVLASPLAMATVAASVADGRAVLPTLLPEHTADAVPAAAPLTADEAAALQDLMRAVVTDGSGRLLADLPGPPVGAKTGTAEFGTATPPATHAWMIATQGDLAVAVFVEEGASGSTTAGPLLRSFLAGAAQP from the coding sequence ATGACGGGTGGCGCTCGCGGTCGCACAGCACGCGTGCTGGCGGGGACGGTGGCGACGGTCGTCGCCGGATCGCTGCTGGCGGCGTGCTCCGACGACGGCGACCGGGAGGAGGCGGAGCGCGCGGTCGCGAGCCTGCGTGAGGGCCTCGTCGCGGGCGACCTCGCGGACGTCCCCCTGACCGGCGCCACCCCCGAGGAGGCCACGGCGGAGCTGGAGGCGGTCGTCGCCGGGCTCGGCGACGTCGAGCCGCAGGTCACGACCGGCGACGTCACGGTCGACGGCGACGCGGGCACCGCCACGCTCGACTGGGCCTGGCCGCTCGGCGACCAGACCTGGACCCACACGACGACCGTCGCGCTGCGCAGCGCGGGCGACGACTGGCAGGTCGCCTGGTCGCCGACCGTCGTCGAGTCCTCCCTCGCCGAGGGCGAGACGCTGCGGGCGGACGCGGTGACCGCCGTCCGCGGCGACGTGCTGGCGGGCGACGGCACGCCGATCGTCACGCTCCGCGACGTCGTGCGCTTCGGCATCGACAAGTCCCGCATCGACGCGGCCACCGCCCAGGCGTCCGCGCGCACGCTGGCGGAGGCCCTCGGGATCGACGCCGACGCGTTCGTGCAGCGGGTCGCGGCGGCCGGGGACCGGGCGTACGTCGAGGCGATCGTGCTCCGCGCCGACGAGGCCGACCTCAACCTGCTGGGCGGCACGCCGGGGGTCGCCTCGATCCCCGACCAGGTGCCGCTCGCCCCGACGCGGGGCTTCGCGGCGCCGATCCTCGGCTCGGTCGGGGAGGCCACCGCGGAGATCGTCGAGGAGTCCGACGGCGCGATCCGCGCCGGCGACGTCGTGGGCCTCGGCGGGCTGCAGCGGCGGTACGACGCGGACCTGCGCGGCACGGACGGCCTCCGGGTCGTCGTGGTGCCGGCCGAGGGCTCCGACGCCGAGCCCCGCGAGCTCCACGCGGCCGACGCCGTGGCGGGCACCCCGCTGGCGACCAGCCTCGACATCGACCTCCAGGGCCTCGCCGAGGGCCTGCTGGCGGACGTCGGACCGGCCAGCGCCCTCGTGGCGGTGCGTCCCTCCGACGGCGCTCTCCTCGCCGCGGCCAACGGCCCAGGCGCCGGGGGGCAGAACGCGGCGACCTTCGGGCAGTACGCGCCGGGCTCGACGTTCAAGGTCGTCACGTCGCTCGCCCTCCTGCGGGCCAGGATCGGCCCCGACGACACCGTCGCCTGCCCGGCGCAGATCACCGTCGACGGCCGGGTGTTCGAGAACTACGACGACTACCCGGCGGCCGGCATCGGCCAGATCACGCTCCGGCAGGCGGTCGCGAGCTCGTGCAACACGGCCTTCATCGGCAGCGCCGACGCGCTGCCCGACGGGGCCCTCGCCGAGGCCGCCGCCGCGCTCGGGCTCGGCGTCGACCAGGACCTCGGTTTCCCGGCGTACTTCGGCCAGGTGCCCGCGCCCGAGGGCGCGACGGAGGCCGCCGCCGCGACCATCGGCCAGGGCCGCGTGCTCGCCTCCCCCCTGGCGATGGCGACGGTCGCCGCGTCCGTCGCCGACGGCCGCGCGGTGCTGCCGACGCTGCTCCCCGAGCACACCGCCGACGCCGTGCCGGCCGCTGCGCCGCTCACCGCCGACGAGGCCGCGGCGCTGCAGGACCTGATGCGGGCCGTGGTCACCGACGGCAGCGGGCGGCTGCTCGCCGACCTGCCCGGACCGCCGGTGGGCGCCAAGACCGGCACCGCCGAGTTCGGCACGGCGACCCCGCCCGCCACCCACGCCTGGATGATCGCCACGCAGGGCGACCTGGCCGTCGCCGTCTTCGTCGAGGAGGGCGCCTCGGGCTCGACCACGGCCGGTCCCCTCCTGCGCTCGTTCCTCGCCGGCGCGGCCCAGCCGTGA
- a CDS encoding histidine phosphatase family protein translates to MGTLLLVRHGQSSWGGAEDGTDEEALTPLGWEQSRLLGAALAARGVVPELVVHAGRRMHRETVEALTVTGGWGARTTVDERWADYDHGEVLRAHLPTMVGGGDPDPQQFQQWLQMAMMRWTSGDHDDYAESFAAFTRRTQAALSEAADRVGRTGTIVVVTSGGPVAWLTAAMVGLWNPESDPAELAGPWTRLTPVVVNTSLTKVTVGLRGVRLVSFNEHSHLETGPASAC, encoded by the coding sequence ATGGGCACGCTGCTGCTCGTGCGCCACGGCCAGTCCTCGTGGGGCGGCGCCGAGGACGGGACCGACGAGGAGGCCCTGACGCCGCTCGGCTGGGAGCAGAGCCGGCTGCTCGGCGCTGCCCTCGCCGCCCGGGGCGTCGTGCCGGAGCTCGTCGTCCACGCCGGCCGGCGGATGCACCGCGAGACCGTCGAGGCCCTCACCGTCACCGGTGGCTGGGGCGCCCGGACCACCGTCGACGAGCGGTGGGCGGACTACGACCACGGCGAGGTGCTCCGCGCCCACCTGCCCACGATGGTCGGGGGCGGCGATCCCGACCCGCAGCAGTTCCAGCAGTGGCTGCAGATGGCGATGATGCGGTGGACGAGCGGCGACCACGATGACTACGCCGAGTCGTTCGCGGCGTTCACGCGGCGTACGCAGGCCGCGCTCTCCGAAGCCGCCGACCGCGTCGGGCGCACCGGCACGATCGTCGTCGTCACGTCCGGAGGACCCGTCGCGTGGCTGACCGCGGCGATGGTCGGGCTGTGGAACCCCGAGTCCGACCCCGCCGAGCTCGCCGGTCCCTGGACGCGGCTCACGCCGGTCGTCGTCAACACGTCCCTCACCAAGGTGACGGTGGGGCTGCGCGGCGTGCGGCTGGTGTCGTTCAACGAGCACAGCCACCTCGAGACCGGGCCGGCGTCCGCCTGCTGA
- a CDS encoding TIGR03084 family metal-binding protein yields the protein MTDPNPVLEGVLADLAALTQRLDDRVTDLPDDATGWRRATPAAGWDVGAQVAHLAWTDVAAATAARAVRGEEEKAAWDAIVMVAIEDPTGFVDRSAAEGAAVPAADLLAHWRACRADLVAALRALAAERPGEKMPWFGPPMSPVSMGTARYMETWAHGLDVTDALGIDAQHDDGVRHVCHIGARTRGFSFATRGLEAPTAPVHVRLALPSGATWTDGPEDAEQRVEGPAVDFARLVTQRAHRDDLALTATGPDADRWLDIAQAFAGPPGEGRAPDATPRTPTTEGARA from the coding sequence GTGACCGATCCGAACCCCGTGCTCGAGGGCGTGCTGGCCGACCTGGCGGCGCTCACCCAGCGCCTCGACGACCGCGTGACGGACCTCCCCGACGACGCCACCGGCTGGCGCCGCGCGACCCCGGCCGCGGGCTGGGACGTCGGGGCCCAGGTCGCCCACCTCGCGTGGACGGACGTCGCCGCGGCCACGGCGGCCCGCGCCGTACGGGGTGAGGAGGAGAAGGCCGCATGGGACGCGATCGTCATGGTCGCGATCGAGGACCCGACCGGCTTCGTCGACCGGAGCGCCGCGGAGGGGGCCGCGGTGCCGGCCGCCGACCTGCTCGCGCACTGGCGGGCCTGCCGCGCCGACCTCGTCGCCGCGCTCCGCGCGCTGGCGGCGGAGCGACCGGGGGAGAAGATGCCGTGGTTCGGTCCGCCGATGAGCCCGGTGTCGATGGGCACGGCGCGCTACATGGAGACCTGGGCCCACGGCCTCGACGTGACGGACGCCCTGGGGATCGACGCGCAGCACGACGACGGCGTGCGCCACGTGTGCCACATCGGCGCACGGACCCGCGGCTTCTCCTTCGCGACGCGCGGGCTGGAGGCGCCGACGGCCCCGGTCCACGTGCGCCTGGCGCTGCCGTCGGGCGCCACCTGGACCGACGGGCCGGAGGACGCCGAGCAGCGCGTCGAGGGTCCGGCCGTCGACTTCGCGCGGCTCGTCACGCAGCGTGCGCACCGCGACGACCTCGCCCTCACCGCGACGGGACCCGACGCCGACCGCTGGCTCGACATCGCCCAGGCGTTCGCCGGCCCCCCGGGCGAGGGCCGCGCCCCCGACGCCACTCCCCGCACCCCCACCACCGAAGGAGCGCGCGCATGA
- a CDS encoding SRPBCC family protein, which translates to MSRPRLLRPLGGEVSVHVAAPVDRVWALVSDVTRIGEFSPETFEARWTRGSTGPAVGATFKGHVKRNGVGPTYWSGCRVTRCEPERVFEFAVGTDAVPINNWGYRLEPEGTGTRVTEYYRLEPSLPLRLYWLVLGPLRGRTNERGMRTTLERMKTVLEEEQ; encoded by the coding sequence GTGAGCCGCCCGCGACTCCTGCGTCCGCTCGGCGGCGAGGTGTCGGTGCACGTCGCGGCGCCCGTCGACCGGGTCTGGGCGCTGGTCAGCGACGTGACCCGGATCGGGGAGTTCTCGCCCGAGACGTTCGAGGCGCGCTGGACGCGCGGGTCCACCGGCCCGGCGGTCGGCGCCACCTTCAAGGGCCACGTGAAGCGCAACGGGGTCGGCCCGACGTACTGGTCGGGGTGCCGCGTCACCCGCTGCGAGCCGGAGCGGGTCTTCGAGTTCGCCGTCGGCACGGACGCCGTGCCGATCAACAACTGGGGCTACCGGCTGGAGCCGGAGGGCACGGGGACGCGGGTCACCGAGTACTACCGCCTCGAGCCCAGCCTGCCCCTGCGCCTCTACTGGCTGGTCCTCGGGCCGCTGCGGGGACGCACCAACGAGCGCGGGATGCGGACGACGCTCGAGCGCATGAAGACCGTCCTGGAGGAGGAGCAGTGA